A window from Mycolicibacterium tokaiense encodes these proteins:
- the glnA gene encoding type I glutamate--ammonia ligase: MADKTADDIFKMIKDENVEYVDIRFCDLPGVVQHFSIPAAAFDESVFEDGLAFDGSSVRGFQSIHESDMMLLPDPATARIDPFRAAKTLNLSFFVHDPFTREAYSRDPRNVARKAENYLTSTGIADTCFFGAEAEFYIFDSVSFDSKMNGTFYEVDSESGWWNSGEPFEADGSPNRGYKVRPKGGYFPVAPYDHYVDLRDQMATNLQNAGFVLERGHHEVGTAGQAEINYKFNTLLHAADDVQLFKYIIKNTAWAAGKTVTFMPKPLFGDNGSGMHAHQSLWKDGKPLFHDEAGYAGLSDLARHYIGGILHHAPSLLAFTNPTVNSYKRLVPGYEAPINLVYSQRNRSACVRIPITGNNPKAKRLEFRCPDSSGNPYLAFAAMLMAGIDGIKKKIEPLTPVDKDLYELPPDEAAAIPQAPTSLSAVIDKLEEDHEYLTEGGVFTEDLIETWISYKRENEIMPVQIRPHPYEFSLYYDV; encoded by the coding sequence GTGGCAGACAAGACTGCTGACGACATCTTCAAGATGATCAAGGACGAAAACGTCGAGTACGTCGACATCCGGTTCTGTGATCTGCCTGGTGTGGTTCAGCACTTCTCGATTCCCGCCGCCGCGTTCGACGAGAGCGTGTTCGAGGACGGGTTGGCATTCGACGGTTCGTCGGTGCGCGGCTTCCAGTCGATCCATGAGTCCGACATGATGCTGCTGCCGGATCCCGCGACCGCCCGCATCGACCCGTTCCGTGCGGCGAAGACGCTGAACCTCAGCTTCTTCGTGCACGACCCCTTCACCCGTGAGGCCTACTCGCGCGACCCGCGCAACGTGGCCCGTAAGGCCGAGAACTACCTGACCAGCACCGGCATCGCCGACACCTGCTTCTTCGGTGCCGAGGCCGAGTTCTACATCTTCGACTCGGTGAGCTTCGACTCCAAGATGAACGGCACCTTCTACGAGGTGGACTCCGAGTCCGGCTGGTGGAACAGCGGCGAGCCGTTCGAGGCCGACGGCTCCCCCAACCGCGGCTACAAGGTGCGTCCCAAGGGCGGCTACTTCCCCGTCGCGCCGTACGACCACTACGTCGACCTGCGCGACCAGATGGCCACCAACCTGCAGAACGCCGGGTTCGTCCTGGAGCGTGGCCACCACGAGGTCGGCACTGCAGGCCAGGCTGAGATCAACTACAAGTTCAACACGCTGCTGCATGCGGCCGACGATGTGCAGCTGTTCAAGTACATCATCAAGAACACCGCCTGGGCCGCCGGCAAGACCGTCACCTTCATGCCCAAGCCGCTGTTCGGTGACAACGGTTCGGGCATGCACGCCCACCAGTCGCTGTGGAAGGACGGCAAGCCGCTGTTCCACGACGAGGCCGGGTACGCGGGTCTGTCGGACCTGGCCCGCCACTACATCGGCGGCATCCTGCACCACGCCCCGTCGCTGCTGGCGTTCACCAACCCCACGGTGAACTCCTACAAGCGTCTGGTGCCGGGTTACGAGGCCCCGATCAACCTGGTCTACAGCCAGCGCAACCGCTCGGCCTGTGTGCGTATCCCGATCACCGGCAACAACCCGAAGGCCAAGCGCCTCGAGTTCCGTTGCCCGGACAGCTCGGGCAACCCGTACCTGGCGTTCGCGGCCATGCTGATGGCCGGCATCGACGGCATCAAGAAGAAGATCGAGCCGCTGACCCCGGTCGACAAGGACCTCTACGAGCTGCCGCCGGACGAGGCCGCCGCCATCCCGCAGGCACCGACCTCGCTGTCCGCCGTGATCGACAAGCTCGAAGAGGATCACGAGTACCTCACCGAAGGTGGCGTGTTCACCGAGGACCTCATCGAGACCTGGATCTCCTACAAGCGGGAGAACGAGATCATGCCGGTGCAGATCCGTCCGCACCCGTACGAGTTCAGCCTGTACTACGACGTGTAA
- a CDS encoding TIGR03619 family F420-dependent LLM class oxidoreductase: MRFYVSIAFLDIREAVEVARAADELGFDGIGIPDHVVNLETLATPYPYTDDGRRRWKPFTPWPDPWVMIGALAPVTTRVRFITTVYIPAMREPYSAAKAIGTAAVLAAGRLDLGVGVGWCRDEFELLGRPFERRGARTDEMLTLMQQLWQPGWTDFGGEFFSAPRLEMEPTPPPIPIYVGGLSDVALRRAARHDGWIGDLISTDEALARVARLAELRAERGLSMDDFTVITPLTDAFLPEHFARAEAGGIDGVITMPWMYYSPPTCSTADKIDGMARFRRDMQLD, translated from the coding sequence ATGCGCTTCTATGTCAGCATCGCCTTCCTGGACATCCGAGAGGCCGTCGAGGTGGCCCGCGCTGCAGACGAATTGGGCTTCGACGGCATCGGCATCCCGGACCATGTGGTGAATCTGGAGACGCTGGCGACACCGTATCCCTACACCGACGACGGCAGGCGACGCTGGAAGCCGTTCACCCCTTGGCCCGATCCCTGGGTGATGATCGGCGCGCTGGCCCCGGTGACCACCCGGGTGCGGTTCATCACCACCGTCTACATCCCCGCCATGCGCGAGCCCTACTCGGCAGCCAAAGCCATTGGGACGGCGGCGGTTCTGGCAGCCGGCCGACTGGACCTGGGGGTGGGGGTGGGCTGGTGCCGCGACGAGTTCGAACTGCTGGGCCGGCCGTTCGAGCGACGCGGTGCCCGCACCGACGAGATGCTGACCCTGATGCAACAACTGTGGCAGCCGGGGTGGACCGACTTCGGCGGCGAGTTCTTCAGCGCACCCCGGCTGGAGATGGAGCCCACCCCGCCGCCGATCCCGATCTACGTCGGGGGACTCTCCGATGTCGCTTTGCGTCGCGCGGCGCGCCACGACGGCTGGATCGGCGATCTCATCTCCACCGACGAGGCGCTGGCGCGGGTGGCACGGTTGGCGGAACTGCGCGCCGAGCGCGGACTGTCGATGGACGACTTCACCGTCATCACACCCCTGACGGATGCTTTTCTGCCCGAGCACTTCGCCCGGGCCGAAGCGGGAGGAATCGACGGCGTCATCACCATGCCGTGGATGTACTACTCACCGCCGACCTGCTCGACGGCCGACAAGATCGACGGCATGGCGCGCTTCCGGCGGGACATGCAGCTGGATTAG
- the dtd gene encoding D-aminoacyl-tRNA deacylase, whose protein sequence is MRVLLQRVTSASVTVGGQVIGAITPNPQGLVALVGVTHDDDAGTARRMAEKLWQLRILDDERSAADVGAPILVVSQFTLYANTVKGRRPSWNAAAPAAAAEPLVTALADALRHLGATVATGVFGADMSVALVNDGPVTILLEL, encoded by the coding sequence ATGCGGGTCCTGCTCCAGCGCGTCACCTCGGCCAGTGTCACCGTCGGCGGACAGGTGATCGGCGCCATCACGCCGAATCCCCAGGGGCTGGTGGCGCTGGTGGGCGTCACCCATGACGACGACGCCGGCACCGCCCGGCGGATGGCCGAAAAGCTCTGGCAGTTGCGCATTCTCGACGACGAGCGCAGCGCCGCGGACGTCGGCGCGCCCATCCTGGTGGTCAGCCAGTTCACCCTCTACGCCAACACCGTCAAGGGCCGGCGGCCGTCCTGGAACGCCGCCGCGCCCGCGGCGGCGGCCGAGCCGCTGGTGACCGCGCTGGCCGACGCGCTGCGCCACCTCGGTGCCACGGTGGCCACCGGGGTGTTCGGCGCCGACATGTCGGTGGCGCTGGTCAACGACGGTCCGGTGACGATCTTGCTGGAACTCTGA
- a CDS encoding class II aldolase/adducin family protein, with amino-acid sequence MTASTAAPDLREELVICTRLLVFCGILDYSGHVSARIPGTDRILIQPRDTSRAGLRADDLLEVDLDGVLVAGELPPPAETAIHTGVYRARPDVGVVCHGHPTLSTSFSMVDTALVPMRHFAYKHPEGLAVHPDPTHIRTRDQGDAVARTLGDADACLLRSHGTVLVAERFDVLFMDCLDLEENARTLLTALQTGGRLQPLTTEEVAAVSESYDRGGHRPGKVWQHYLHLGASAGVL; translated from the coding sequence ATGACCGCTTCGACCGCTGCGCCCGACCTGCGCGAGGAACTGGTGATCTGTACCCGGCTGCTGGTGTTCTGCGGCATCCTGGACTACAGCGGACACGTCAGTGCGCGAATTCCCGGCACTGATCGGATCCTGATACAGCCGCGGGACACCAGCAGGGCCGGTTTGCGGGCCGATGACCTGCTCGAAGTGGATCTCGACGGGGTGCTCGTGGCCGGTGAACTGCCGCCACCGGCCGAAACCGCGATCCACACCGGTGTCTACCGGGCACGGCCCGATGTCGGGGTGGTGTGCCACGGGCATCCGACCCTCTCGACGTCATTTTCGATGGTCGACACGGCGTTGGTTCCCATGCGGCATTTTGCGTACAAACACCCGGAGGGTCTCGCTGTGCATCCCGATCCCACTCACATCCGCACCCGGGATCAGGGCGACGCGGTGGCCAGGACCCTGGGCGACGCAGACGCCTGCCTGCTGCGCTCACACGGAACAGTTCTGGTCGCGGAGCGTTTCGACGTGCTGTTCATGGACTGCCTTGACCTCGAGGAGAACGCCAGAACGCTGCTCACGGCGCTGCAGACCGGCGGCCGATTGCAGCCCCTGACAACCGAGGAGGTGGCCGCCGTCAGCGAGAGCTATGACCGGGGTGGGCACCGGCCCGGCAAGGTGTGGCAGCACTATCTCCACCTGGGGGCCAGCGCGGGAGTGCTGTGA
- a CDS encoding DoxX family protein, translating to MTSRFDAQLDSRSPLALGVFRIVVGLLFLLHGTSKLLGWPGGPQVPVGTWPFWYAGIIEVAVGVLVTIGLFTRIAALIGAGQMAVAFFWQHLPEDFWPINNGGEPAVLFCFAFLLLAFTGPGALAASRR from the coding sequence ATGACTTCCAGATTCGACGCCCAGTTGGACAGCCGCTCCCCGCTCGCCCTCGGCGTGTTCCGCATCGTTGTCGGCCTGCTGTTCCTGCTGCATGGCACCTCGAAACTGCTCGGCTGGCCGGGCGGTCCGCAGGTTCCGGTGGGCACCTGGCCGTTCTGGTACGCCGGCATCATCGAGGTGGCGGTGGGTGTACTGGTCACCATCGGCCTGTTCACCCGCATCGCGGCGCTCATCGGGGCGGGTCAGATGGCCGTCGCGTTCTTCTGGCAGCATCTGCCAGAAGATTTCTGGCCCATCAACAACGGCGGTGAACCCGCGGTGCTGTTCTGTTTTGCCTTCCTGCTGCTGGCCTTCACCGGCCCGGGTGCGCTGGCGGCCTCGCGCCGCTAA
- a CDS encoding DUF3303 domain-containing protein — translation MKYVLTWTSRLNGSERDNEDAMRRGSELFAKWQAPEGTTFHQFVGRVDGAGGFAVVEADTIDGILDGVSKFGALNAFEVFPVVDVADWMAAAQEGIAFRESIS, via the coding sequence ATGAAATACGTACTGACCTGGACCAGCCGGCTCAACGGCTCCGAGCGCGACAACGAAGACGCCATGCGCCGAGGCTCCGAGCTGTTCGCCAAATGGCAGGCACCGGAGGGCACCACGTTTCATCAGTTCGTCGGCCGCGTCGACGGCGCGGGCGGCTTTGCGGTGGTCGAGGCCGACACCATCGACGGCATCCTCGACGGCGTCTCCAAATTCGGTGCGCTCAATGCCTTCGAGGTCTTTCCGGTGGTCGACGTCGCCGACTGGATGGCTGCCGCCCAGGAAGGCATCGCGTTCCGGGAGTCGATCAGCTGA
- a CDS encoding PaaI family thioesterase, producing MRFTHEVTSDNEHERQRAYFEPFTDAVRDLLDVTIRTEMDEDVIREAQAAIEAVTARLRTRQIDGAYGVRLNADGRSRSWGNPVIGLRNPIAPPLVITRDEQDRCSADFELGAAYEGPPGHVHGGMSALVLDHILGEAASSGLRKPNFTGTITCRYVRATPLGRLRAEAFVDRVEGVKTFARGFIADADGVTVEAEGVFITPAWAREAG from the coding sequence GTGCGGTTTACACACGAGGTCACCAGTGACAACGAACACGAGCGGCAGCGCGCGTACTTCGAGCCGTTCACCGACGCGGTCCGCGACCTGTTGGACGTCACCATCCGCACCGAGATGGACGAGGACGTCATCCGGGAGGCCCAGGCCGCCATCGAGGCGGTGACGGCCCGATTGCGCACCCGACAGATCGACGGCGCGTACGGCGTCCGGTTGAACGCCGACGGACGCAGCCGATCCTGGGGCAACCCGGTGATCGGCCTGCGCAATCCGATCGCGCCACCGTTGGTGATCACCCGTGACGAGCAGGACCGCTGCAGCGCCGACTTCGAACTAGGGGCGGCCTACGAAGGACCGCCTGGGCATGTGCACGGCGGCATGTCAGCGCTGGTACTCGACCACATCCTCGGCGAGGCGGCCAGCTCCGGGCTGCGCAAACCGAACTTCACCGGCACCATCACCTGCCGGTACGTCCGAGCCACGCCGCTGGGCCGGCTGCGGGCCGAAGCGTTCGTCGACCGGGTGGAGGGTGTGAAGACTTTCGCCCGGGGATTCATCGCCGATGCCGACGGGGTGACCGTCGAAGCCGAGGGCGTGTTCATCACCCCCGCCTGGGCGCGCGAAGCCGGCTGA